AAAGAAACCATCGAGGGAACGATCGAGAAGATCCTCTTCAGCAACGATGAGAACGGCTGGTGTGCCGTTCGTCTCCAGTCCGAGGATGCGGTCTCGGTGACGGCCACAGGGCCGCTCCTGGGCGTGCGACATGGTGACAACCTCCGGCTCAGCGGCCGCTGGGTCAATCACGCCAAATACGGAGATCAGTTCGAAGTCGAATCTTACGTACACGTCGCACCATCGACGCTCGAGGGCCTTCGCCAGTTTCTCGGCTCCGGCAAAATCCGTGGCCTCGGCCCGGCACGCTCCGCTCGGGTCGTCGAGGCTTTCGGGCTCGACACCCTGGAGGTCCTCGACAACCAACCGGAACGCCTCCTGGAGGTCAACGGCATCGGACCCTCGACTCTGGAACAGGTATGTGATTCCTGGGACCAACACCGCGGGATTCAACAGATCATGATCTTCCTCACGGGCCATGGTGTGTCGCCTGGAATTGCGGTAAAGGCCTTCAAGCGCTACGGTCCGGGCGCTATCGAGGTCGTTCGCTCAAATCCGTACCGCTTGGCGGAAGAAGTTTTTGGAGTCGGGTTTCTCACTGCCGATCGAATCGCTCGACAGCTCGGAATACCATCCGATGCGAGAGAGCGTCTCGAGGCCGGTATCCTCCACACTCTGGTCGAGGCGGTCGGCCAGGGCCATTGCTTCCTACCCGAAGACGTCCTGCTGAAGACTGCGGCGACGCTTCTCGAAACCAACGTCGAAGCGCTGCCGCCGGCACTGGCCGGCCTGATAGCTCGGGAACAAGCATCGGTGCGCCCCCGGGGCGACGATCCATCAGCCATTTACCTCCCGCGGTTGGAGAAGTCCGAGGCAGCGGTGGCTCTCAATCTCGCCGAGACACTCGAGACGCTCGCCGCCACTGAACCCATCATCCTCAACACCGCAATCGCCTGGTACCAAGGCCGCCTCAATATCCGTCTCGGCTACCAGCAGCGTGAGGCGCTGACAGCTGCGTTGACTCGGAAGCTGGTCGTGATCACCGGCGGGCCGGGCACGGGAAAGACGACCCTCATCCGCGGGGTTGTTGAAATTCTCGCCCGCAAGGAGCAAAAGGTGGTCCTGGCCGCGCCAACCGGGCGGGCCGCAAAGCGGCTCTCCGAAGCGACCGGAATCCCGGCCAGCACGATCCACAGGTTGCTCGAATTCAATCCCATCACCGGAACATTCACCCGCACCCGGCAGCGGCCGATCGAGGCTGACTGTCTGGTGATCGACGAGGCTTCGATGCTCGACGTCGAGCTGGCGGCGATGCTGCTCGAGGCAATTCCACCGGCAACGCGGGTGGTTTTCGTGGGCGACGCCGATCAGTTGCCGTCGGTCGGCCCTGGCAACGTCCTCGCGGATCTGATCGACTCGAATTGCGTCCCGGTCATTCGTCTCGATGAGATTTACCGGCAGGCCGAACGCAGCCTGATCGTCGAGAACGCACACCGAATCAATGCAGGCCAGATGCCGATTCTCGACGACGATCCTGCATCGAGTGATTTCTTCTTCGTCGCCCGCGATGAGCCGACAGCCGCGTCGGAGTTGGCCATGGAGTTCGTGACGCAACGCATCCCCGATCGTTTCGACCTCGATCCGATCGACGACATCCAGGTTCTCTCCCCGATGCATCGCGGGGAGCTCGGTGTGACCTATCTCAACGAAAGGCTGCAGCAGGAGCTCACTCCCCCTGGACCGGAGCTGGTTGTGGGCTGGCGCCGTTTCCGGGTCGGCGACAAGGTCATGCAGACCCGCAACAATTATGAGCTCGACGTGTTCAACGGCGATCTCGGCCGGGTCACGGGAATCGAACTCGAAAACAGGGAACTGATCGTCGATTTTGATGGCCGCATGGTGATCATTCCTACCGACGCCCTTGAAGATATCGTTCCCGCGTACGCCTGCACGATTCACAAGTCCCAGGGCAGCGAGTATCCCGCGGTCGTCATCGTGTTGCACCACCAGCACCACGTCATGCTGCAACGCAATCTCCTCTATACCGCCATCAGTCGTGGTCGGCGACTGGTGGTCATCGTCGGCTCGAAACGTGCCCTTTCGCGAGCCGTTTACAACGCCTCGGTGCGTGCCAGAAACACCATGCTCGCCGAACGGCTCCGACAGGTCGTCGCGTCATCGACGTCGTGATCCGCGAGTGACGGGATGGTTTCGGAGACATGCCCTGTCGGGCGTGGATTCGCGATACGATAAAATGTTTCGCGCAGCAGGGACTGAGGGGCTATCCGAACCCTTGCACGAGTGCATCATGAGGGAGTCGATGTACAGGGCAATCCGCCTCGCCGCGGCAATCGCGTTGATGGTGGCGCCGGCTTGCGGTCGTCCGCAGCCGGCAGACCAGGTTTTGCCCGCGCAGGATACTGACGTTCCCCGCATTCTGATTATGCCGTTCGCGAACCTGGGCGGACCTGACGATACATATCTCGCCGCCGGTTTGAGCAACGAGATCGCGGACCGATTGGCCTCGGTCAGCGGCCTCGGTTTTGTTTCACGACACAGGACTGGATCCGACGGGGATGCCCTCCGAGCAACCGATGAGATCGGCCGGAATCTCGGTGTGGACTTTCTCCTGGAGGGTTCGGTCCTTCACGACCGAAACGCGAATCTGGACCGGGAGCTCATCGTTGAGTCACGTCTGCTCCAAGTTGCCGACGACAGTGTAGTGTGGAATGAGCGAATCGTCAGGCCGATAGCGGATATCTTCGAAGTTCAGTCGGCTATCGCCCATGCCGTGGTCGAAAAGCTGGACGTGCCATTGAGCTCGGATGAGGTGCAGGCGCTCGACGTGCGACCGACCGAAAACCTCGAAGCCTACGACGTGTACCTTCGCGGCCGCCAGTACAGCGCGAGCTTCGAGGAGGGGGAGCTCGCTCTGGCTGAACAGTTCCTCAATCAGGCAATCGCTCTCGACCCGGATTTCGCCCTCGCCCACGCCATGCTGAGCGAGAATCACAGCCTCATCTTCCACTGGCGCTATGACAAGTCCCCCCAGCGTCTCGCGGCGGCCAATGCGGCGGCGCGCCGGGCTCGCGAGATCGACCCGGATCTGCCAGAGGGACATCGCGCGCTCGGTTTCTACTATTACTGGGGTCAAAACAACTACGAGCTGGCCCTGAGCGAGTTCATCGAAGCCGCCCGGAAGCGTCCGAACGATTCCACCATTTCGGCGAGCATCGGCCTCGTCCTCCGCCGCCAGGGCAGGTGGCAGGAGGCCCTGGACGCAATGCAGAGATCATTGGACATGCGGCCGGAGGATCCGGGCTATATCGCCGCCGTCGCATCCACTCTCGCGCGAATGCGCCGCTACGAGGAGGCGGCCGGATACTTCCGAAAGGTCATCGACCTCTCGCCCGACGAAATACATCCATACGTCTATCTGGCGCGGATCGTTCGGGCCGGCGGCGGCCCCCTTGATGAAGCCGGGTCCATCCTCGATTCGATGCCGGACAAGGACCCCGCGCTCCGTGGCTACTACCGGTTCGAACAGGCGATGTACGAGCGGGACTGGCCCCGCGCGCTGAGCGAACTGGCTCGGGTGAACAATGAAATCCATGAGCCGATCGATGAATTGATCTCCACCCGCGCGCTCGCTGAGTGCGAATGCCGCGTATTCGGTTCGCCTGCCGGCTCGACTCCCTCCATCTGCAATAACGCGCGCGAATATCTCGAACATCATTGTGACCTTTCTCCTGGAGATCCCGGGTACCACGCGGCCCTGGGATGGGCATACGCCTTGAACGGTGAAAAGGAGAACGCCATCCAGTCGGGCATACGAGCCGTTGAGCTGTCACCCATCACCACAGATGCCATGGCGGGCCACAGCTTTCTCATCGAGCTGGCGAAGATCTACGCCTGGGTGGACGAGCCCTATTCCGCGGTCAAGACGCTCCACACCGCGCTCACGACACCCGGATGGATCTCTGAAGCAACCCTTCGGCACGATCCGGTGTGGGATCCAATTCGAGACGATCCGCGCTTCGAGGAGCTGCTACGGATGCACAGCGGAGGGGAATAGGTCGCCTCCCGAGTCAGACAAGTCACACGGCCAGGCCGGCGAGGTGTTCGACGCGCTTCCTGGCGAACCGGCTGTCGAGAAGGGCAAGCGCGCCCTCCAACGACTCGCCCTGAAGAAGACCTCGAGCCGCGAGGACGCACAGGCACCATCGTCGGTCCGACTCGCGACCAAGGCTCGATACCAGCTCGAGGGCATCATCGATGCGGTCCGCGATCCCCTCGTCGAACACAGCGCAAATTGCCCGACGGCGCATCCAGCCGTCCGGAAAGCTCTCCACCAGACTTTGGAGCTCGTCGAACCCGGTGCCAGACGATTCACGGATATGTCGCCGGAAGGCCAAAAGGCGCGGGAGAACGGATGCGCCTTCAACCGCTGCCCCGATTCCGCCATGCCGCCCGAAATCTCCCGTGCCCGGCGTTTCGCCAGCCAGCACATCCTGGTACGGTTGCGACTCTGGAGGCGCCGCCGATTCTTTTCGGTTCGAATCCCAACGGCTCCAATCCACCATCAAAGGGGCGGGT
Above is a window of Acidobacteriota bacterium DNA encoding:
- a CDS encoding ATP-dependent RecD-like DNA helicase, producing the protein MSDEKPGFKKETIEGTIEKILFSNDENGWCAVRLQSEDAVSVTATGPLLGVRHGDNLRLSGRWVNHAKYGDQFEVESYVHVAPSTLEGLRQFLGSGKIRGLGPARSARVVEAFGLDTLEVLDNQPERLLEVNGIGPSTLEQVCDSWDQHRGIQQIMIFLTGHGVSPGIAVKAFKRYGPGAIEVVRSNPYRLAEEVFGVGFLTADRIARQLGIPSDARERLEAGILHTLVEAVGQGHCFLPEDVLLKTAATLLETNVEALPPALAGLIAREQASVRPRGDDPSAIYLPRLEKSEAAVALNLAETLETLAATEPIILNTAIAWYQGRLNIRLGYQQREALTAALTRKLVVITGGPGTGKTTLIRGVVEILARKEQKVVLAAPTGRAAKRLSEATGIPASTIHRLLEFNPITGTFTRTRQRPIEADCLVIDEASMLDVELAAMLLEAIPPATRVVFVGDADQLPSVGPGNVLADLIDSNCVPVIRLDEIYRQAERSLIVENAHRINAGQMPILDDDPASSDFFFVARDEPTAASELAMEFVTQRIPDRFDLDPIDDIQVLSPMHRGELGVTYLNERLQQELTPPGPELVVGWRRFRVGDKVMQTRNNYELDVFNGDLGRVTGIELENRELIVDFDGRMVIIPTDALEDIVPAYACTIHKSQGSEYPAVVIVLHHQHHVMLQRNLLYTAISRGRRLVVIVGSKRALSRAVYNASVRARNTMLAERLRQVVASSTS
- a CDS encoding tetratricopeptide repeat protein, encoding MYRAIRLAAAIALMVAPACGRPQPADQVLPAQDTDVPRILIMPFANLGGPDDTYLAAGLSNEIADRLASVSGLGFVSRHRTGSDGDALRATDEIGRNLGVDFLLEGSVLHDRNANLDRELIVESRLLQVADDSVVWNERIVRPIADIFEVQSAIAHAVVEKLDVPLSSDEVQALDVRPTENLEAYDVYLRGRQYSASFEEGELALAEQFLNQAIALDPDFALAHAMLSENHSLIFHWRYDKSPQRLAAANAAARRAREIDPDLPEGHRALGFYYYWGQNNYELALSEFIEAARKRPNDSTISASIGLVLRRQGRWQEALDAMQRSLDMRPEDPGYIAAVASTLARMRRYEEAAGYFRKVIDLSPDEIHPYVYLARIVRAGGGPLDEAGSILDSMPDKDPALRGYYRFEQAMYERDWPRALSELARVNNEIHEPIDELISTRALAECECRVFGSPAGSTPSICNNAREYLEHHCDLSPGDPGYHAALGWAYALNGEKENAIQSGIRAVELSPITTDAMAGHSFLIELAKIYAWVDEPYSAVKTLHTALTTPGWISEATLRHDPVWDPIRDDPRFEELLRMHSGGE